In Microbacterium terrisoli, the genomic stretch TCCAGCGCACGCGACGCGATCGCGGCCTTCGCCTGCGTGCGGCGGTGCGAGCGCTCGGTGACCGTGGGCTCGATCGTGCTGTGGTTTGCGTGCGCGACAGCACCGCCGTGCACTCGACGCAGCGCCCCCGCGCGCTCGAGGGCGTCGAGGTCGCGGCGCACCGTCTCGGTTGTGACACCGAAACGGTCGGACAGGTCCTGCACCGAGACCCGCCCGTCGTCGCTCAACAGCTGCTCGATGAGCTCCTGCCGCTCCGCTGCATACATCGCCGCCTCCTGTGGTTTCCCACACATTACAACACATATCAACACAAAACAAGAGTTGATTTATGTTGTATTGCGAGGCTGCGGATGCTCACCACGTGACGAATCAGCTGGGACTGCTGAGCATCGCGGCATCCCGAATCTCGGGTTGACCGTCAGACGAGTCGATCGAGAGGCGGGAACCGCGTCAGCAGCCGGGGCCGCTCGGTTTCTCGGTGCATGTGCGGGCGACGAGCGCCGTGTGGGCTTCGTAGACCCGGATGCTCTGGCCCGCGCTGGTCGACGTCACGAACCCCGCGACCGGCCGCCAGACACCATCGCCGAAGTTCACGGTCGCCGCGTAGGACACCGTCACCGCCGCCATATAGGTGCCGCGCTCACGGTAGGCGTGACTCGTGCCCGTCGGCGTGAACTGCGGATCGCCCGACGCCGACCACCTCGTGCCCGCGGTGCGCGAAGTGCGGGTCGTGCCGTCGCCGTACGCGAACGAGTAGTGGTCAGGCGTGAAACGCACGGAGACCGCGAAATCGAACAGCTCGCCCCGCAGCGTCTGCGTCTGAGCGGTCGCCACGAGATTCGTGGGCATGCCCACGATGCCGATCCCGTCCGGCTCGCTGGCCAGCGCCGGCGCGACCGGCCGGAACGACACCAGATCGGTCAGCGTGACAGCCGGGATCGCGCGGCGCCTCACCGAGGGCGTCGGCGACGGCTTGGGTCTGGCGTTGCCGTTGCAGGCGACGTCGGGCGCGACGCAGTCCACCGCGGTGAGCGGGTCGGGGGGCGCGGGCGGGCGGTCCTGTCTGGGTCGCGATCCGACACCGCCACCATGGGTGGCGTGCGGTGCACCTTGCGGTGGCGGTGCACCATTGTCACGATCGGAAGAATAGTGGCTGGGCGACGATCGAGAATCCTTCAGCACAACGCTGCCGTCTGTGACCGAGGCGGTCGGGCATGGGCCCGTATATCTCGTAGCCTGATCGCACTCAACGGCCGACGCTGAGGTTGGAAAGGCCAGCACAAGCAACGCAGCCAGCGCCAAGACCGCAGTCAACCGTCGCACGCGAAATCATCCCCCGCAATGCTTGAGATGAGAAGCCCCGTTGGCGATGTCGATGCCTGATCGAATTCCAGCCGTAAAGGCTGGATGCTGGGACGATCCGGTCGGACTAATGACTTACCGCTCTCGTCCCGGACGGTAACTGCGCTTACGTCCATACACACGCGCAACGAGAAAATCGTCCTGTCGGTGGGCGAAAACGTCCCCGGCATCACTTGTCCAGGTTTGGTCTCGCCCGCGACAGTCCAGCCGTCGGCGTGCATCTTGGTGAGCGACTTCTTTTCGCTGTCGAGGGCGTCTCCCGTCTCCCAAAAGTAGACGTCCTCGAAAGTCGATGGATCGCTTATAACCATCGCGTTCGTCGCATCGATGTAGTTGCGGTAGGTCTGCTCAGCGGCGGCGTAGGCCTGCTGCTCACTCGTGAAGTGAGGCGTTGGAGTCGGCGTCGACGACGTCTGCGGCGCACAGCCGACGAGCAGCGCCGCGCCGATCAGTGCGCACAGCGCCGTCGCCACAGGGGTTCGCCGACGAAAAGTCACCCGCCCACGGTACCGAGTCGACGGCACCCGCCTCGAAAGTTATCCACAGTAGGCGCGAAATCGCCACTCGCCGGATGATGCGGGATGCGGCAGCCGCAACCCCGCCGCGCCCGCCTACGCTGAAAGGGATGAGAAAGCGCAACCTCGCCGTGCTGATCGTCGCCGGCGTGGTGGCGATCGGGGCCGCCGCCGCCATCGGCGGGCCGCTCGTGTATCGCAACGCGGCAGCCGATGCCGCGGCTCCCGCTCCGACGGTGACGCTCGATTCGGCCGCGACCAGCGGCGCACCGATCGATGCCGCCGACGTCGACGGCGGCTGGCACGTCGGCGACGGATCCTATGCGGGCTATCGCGTCGACGAGGTGCTCAACGGCGTCGACGCGACGGTGGTCGGACGCACCGCGAAAGTCACGGGCGAGGTCACAGTGACCGATCAGACCGTGGCTGCGGCATCCATCACCGTCGACGTCGCGTCGATCGCGACCGACCAGGGCAGCCGTGACTCGTACTTCCGCAACACGGCGATGCAGACCTTCCGCTACCCGACCGCGACGTTCGTGCTCACCCAGCCGGTGGCCGCGACATCCACCCCGCGCACCGGCGCGACGCAGACCGTGACCGCTACGGGCGATCTGACCCTCGCGAACAAGACGCGCCCGGTCACGGTCCGGATGGATGCCGCTTTCGACGGCACTCATGCGCAGGTCGTCG encodes the following:
- a CDS encoding YceI family protein — its product is MRKRNLAVLIVAGVVAIGAAAAIGGPLVYRNAAADAAAPAPTVTLDSAATSGAPIDAADVDGGWHVGDGSYAGYRVDEVLNGVDATVVGRTAKVTGEVTVTDQTVAAASITVDVASIATDQGSRDSYFRNTAMQTFRYPTATFVLTQPVAATSTPRTGATQTVTATGDLTLANKTRPVTVRMDAAFDGTHAQVVGRIPITFTDFGVQPPSLGFVRVEDNGFVEFSLTLTR